ATGCCGGCGATCAGGTCGAGTTGTTCGTCAAAGGTGCGCCGGACGTCCTTCTCGCCCGCGCCTCGCATTGGCTGAATGCGAGCGGGGAGCAACCACTCGACGCCGCGACCCGCGAGCGCATCGAGGCCGAGAACGAGCACCTCGCGAGCCAGGCGCTGCGGGTGCTCGCCGTGGCACGGCGGACCATCCCGGCCCGTGATTTCGAGCCCGCAGACGATCTGTGGCGATGGGCCGAGGGCTGGACCTTCCTGGGGCTTGCCGGCCTGATGGACCCGCCGCGCCCGGAAGCCGCAGAGGCCATCGCCCGCTGTCGGCAGGCCGGCATCCAGGTCAAGATGATTACGGGCGACCACAAGCTCACCGCCGAGGCCATCGGTCGCGAGCTCGGGCTGACCGGCGAAGTCGTCACCGGCGCCGAGCTCGACGCGATGGACGAGACGACACTCGGGCGGCGGATCGAGGACATCGGCGTCATCGCGCGGGTCTCGCCGGCCCACAAGGTCCGGATCGTGAAGGCGCTCAAGGCGCGTGGCCATGTCGTGGCCATGACCGGCGACGGGGTGAACGACGCGCCCGCAGTGAAGGCCGCGGATATCGGCGTCGCCATGGGTCTGACGGGCACGGCCGTCACGCGCGAGGCCGCAACCATGGTGTTGATGGACGACAACTTCGCGACCATCGTACGGGCTGTCGAGGAGGGGCGCGTCATCTTCGACAACATCGTAAAGTTCGTGCGATTCCAACTCTCGACCAACATCGGCGCCATCCTAACCGTGCTGGCGGCGACCCTGATGGGGCTGCCGACACCCTTTACGGCGATCCAGCTCCTCTGGATCAACATCATCATGGACGGCCCGCCCGCGATGACACTCGGCGTCGAGCCGGCGCGCCCCGGCATCATGCGGGCCCGTCCCCGCCGACAGGACTCTCAGATCCTCACGCTGAAGCGCTTGGCTCTCCTCGGCCTTTACGGCACCACCATGATGGTCGGCACCCTCTGGCTGTTTCAGGACGCCTTGACCACCCACGGCGAGGCCTACGCACTCACACTCGCCTTCACCACCTTCGTGCTCTTCCAGTTCTTCAACGTCTTCAATGCCCGCAGCGAGCACGGCAGCGCCTTCAACACCCACTTCCTCGCAAACGGCAAACTCTGGCTCGCGCTCGCTGCCGTCCTCGCACTCCAGGTCCTGGTCGTCAATTGGCCCGAGGCTCAGGCGATCTTCGCGACCACCCAGCTGAACCCCGAGGACTGGCTCAAGGCCGCGCTCGTCGCCTCCAGCGTGCTCTTGCTCGACGAGGCCAGAAAGGCTGCTCAGGCGTTCATATGCCGGCTGACACAGAGAAACGAGTCGCAAGCTGGGTCGTGATGAGCTTGCGAGGCCCGACCCGGCAGAGGCTGGGATGGCGGAGCTTCAAGACATACACCAAGCGCTCGCCTGATCCTGCCCGAAGATCAAAGCGCGATCGGCGAGCGACTCGCAAACCCCGCGGATGCTTGCGCGGACGAGATCGGGATGGTTGTTGGTCTCGCTGACATGCGCGACGCAGAGCTGCGCGATGGCGCGGTGCGGCAAGGCATCGAGGAAACAAGCGGCCTGCAGGTTGCTGAGATGCCCGAAGTCGCCGGCGACGCGCCGCTGCAGACTCGGCGGATAAGGGCCGCGACGCAGCATCTCCGGATCGTGATTGAGCTCCAGGATCAACGCATCGCAATCCTGAAGAACCTCCGTCATGTGTGGCGTCACGCAGCCGGCATCCGTCAACATCCCCAGGCGACGTCCATCCGCCTCGAACAGAAACTGACAGGGCTCGCGGGCGTCGTGCGGGACGGGGTAGGAGCGGATACGCAGGCCGTCGATCCGCATCGACTGCCCCTGACCGGAGAGCAGGCGCAACCTCGGGATCTCCGGGGCACCGACCGCACGCCAGGTGCCGGGCGTTGTCCAGACCTCCACGCGATGCCGCCTCGCAAAGGACCAGACACCCTTCACATGGTCGCCGTGCTCGTGGGTCAGGAGCAGGACATCGATGCTGCCCGGCTCGACATCCACCGACCGCAGGCGCTGATGCAGCTCGCGTAGGCTCAGGCCGTTGTCCACCAGAACGCGGCAGCCCGCGCTTTCCACCAAGGTGGCATTGCCGCGGCTGCCGCTGCCGAGAGAGCAGAAACGCACGTCGGCCCGCGTTTAACGCATCTGTTCCTTCATCAGCGTCAGGATCCGTTGGCTCGACTCGGATGTATCCGGATTCCCGCTCGCATCCAGCACGGTGACGCGCGACTCGGTCTCGCCCCCCTGCACACGCACCTGATATTGCTTGACGGGGTCGACCTCGTTCTTCTTCCAGAAGGCCATCCGCGAGAGGAGGCCGGGCCTCTTGTCCTCGGACGCCCCGTCCTGCCCAGCATAGCGGACATAATAGACACCCCGACTCATATCGCGATCTTCCACGGCGAATCCGGCCCGATCCAGTGCCGATCCGGCGGTCCTCCAGGCGCGGCGGAAGTCCTCCTGGATCACCAGGGTCTGCGAACCGCCTTCGCTGACAAGGCGAGCGCCGACGGCTTGCATGGCAGGGCCGCTTGCGGGGCGTCCGGAACCGCCCCCGGTGACGGGGCTCGCGGCCGCGGCGCGCTGCTCGGATGCGCCCAGAAAGACCATGAGACGCCGCAACATCTCGGCTTCCTTGCCGGGATCGGTTCCGCTGGGCTCCCAAATGGTTCGGCTTCCGTCACCGATCGCGTTGGTGACCAGCCGCTCCTCCATTCCGCGGTGCGTGAGATGGATGTCGGTGGTTCCGGGTGTCGTGCCGGGCTCGATACGCAGACTGTACTGGTCGCGCGTCGAGGTCGCGTAGACCCCCTCGACGACCTTGCTGATCATGCGCGTGACGAAATCGCGCCGGATCTCGGCCCGGTTGTCCAGCCAGTCGGTGCGCATCACGCCGACCGACGGATTCTGTTCGACCAAAATGATGCCCTGCTCGCGCCAGAAGGAGATGACCTTGGGCCACACCTGCTGCGGCGAGGCCTGCACCTCGAGCCAACGCTCGGAGTCGCGGCGCTTCAACTCCACATTGGGTGTCTCGGGCAGGACCTCGCCCGACGCCGCGACACGCTGGCGTTGCGCGCGACTCCCACTGTACTCCGAGAACGTTGCCCCGCCGGCGGGCGGAATATCCAGGGCGTCGTCGAACCGCCCTGCGGTCAGATCAGGCGGGATCTCGAGATTCTCGCCGGCCTCCTGCTGCTTCTTGTAGGCAAGCCGCTGATCGGGGATGGCGTCGCTGATGACGTTCGAGCCGCAACCCGACAGAAACAGGATCAGCGCCAAGCCGGCGGAAGCGCCGCCGGTCAGCCAAAAACGTGGTCTCAAGGTGTGCGACCTCTTTAATCGATTGCGCATACGCCACCGCTCGGGAGCATCGGCGCCGCGGATGCTCTCAGAGCACACCCGCTTGCTCCATTCCCGCAAGAACGCGTGCATGGTGCTCTTCGGAGAGCCAGGTGAGCGGAAGACGGATCCCTTTCGGGCACAACCCCATCTCGGCAGCGCCCCATTTTACCGGGATCGGGTTGGATTGGACGAACAGGTCGTGATGCAGTGCATCGAGTCGTCGATTGATGGACTCGGCCTGCTCTCGATTGCCCGCGAGCGCAGCATCGCACATGTCCTGCATCAAGCGCGGGGCCAAATTCGAGGTGACCGAGATGACCCCGTCGCCGCCCATCAGCATGAACTCGCATCCGGTCGCATCATCCCCGCTGTAGAGCGCGAATCCCTCGCCGCAGCCGGCACGCAAGCGCCCGACGCGGGTCAGGTCACCCGTCGCGTCCTTGATGCCGACGATGTTCTCGATCGGCGCGAGCCGAGCCGCCGTCTCGGGCAGCAGATCGCAGGCCGTGCGGCCGGGCACGTTGTAGAGAATCTGCGGGATCTCCACGGCCTCGGCGATCGCACGATAATGCAGATACAGCCCCTCTTGAGTGGGCTTGTTGTAATAGGGCGTCACCAGAAGGGCGGCCTGTGCACCGGCCTCTTTGGCGCAGCGGGTCAGGTTGATCGCCTCGCGGGTCGAGTTCGCGCCCGTGCCCGCGATGATGGGGATCCTGCCGGCGGCAAGCTCGAGCGTCCTGCGAATGACGGCGCAGTGCTCCTCTTCGTCGAGCGTCGCCGATTCTCCGGTGGTGCCCACGGCGACGATGGCCGTCGTCCCCGCGTCGACATGGAAGTCGACGAGACGCCCGAGGCTCGCGTCGTCGATGCCCCCGTCCTCGTGCATGGGGGTGATGAGGGCAACGATGCTGCCGCGAAACATGTCCGACTCCGCTTTAAACCGCGCCCGGCGCGGTATGTGATGTTTTTGGATGGGATCCGCCCCGGCAGACTCGACGATCGTTGGAGCTGGCGCGGTTTAAAGTCTTAAAAAATATTAAACTTTAAACCGCGTCACCACAAAGGTCGAAGAAAACCTTGAGTCCGACACCACGTGCAAATAACGCATGTCGCTCTGGACGCGGTTTAGGCGAAAACCCCGATGGTAGTACGCGAGACGGCGCCGACACAACCGAGATGATCCGAGCGCGGCTGCAAGAACCCCGAGCATTCGGCCCCGAAGCACCCACTCCCGAGGGGTTCTATGCCCGGGGGCTCAAACAAAGACACTTTGACACCAACTCAGAAGCGCCGCCGGGAAGAGGCCAAGGACCAACATTGAAAGACCGTTGAGACTCATGGCGAACCGCACGCCGCCGCTCGTCGTCAGGACCGGCATGTCCGGATCCGGCTTGTCGAAATAGATGACCTTGACGACGCGCAAGTAGTAGAAGGCCCCGATGATCGAGAAGGCGACGGCGACCAAGGCAAGCCAGACCAGGTCGATGCGCACGACAGACTCGAGCACCAGCAGCTTCGCCATAAAGCCGACCGTCGGCGGAACACCGGCCATCGAGAACATCATCAACGCCATCATGGCGGCATACCAGGAATCACGGTCGTTCAGCCCCTTGAGGTCATCCAGATTCTCCGCATCGAAACCTTTGCGGCTCAGGATCAAGAGGATGCCGAAGGCGCCGGTCGACATCACCGCGTAGACGATCGCGTAGAACATCGCGGACGCGTAGCCCTGGGCGGTGCCGGCCAAGAGCCCGAGAAAGATAAAACCGACATGTGAGATGGTCGAGTAGGCCAGCATGCGTTTGATGTTGGTCTGTGCGATCGCGACCAGGTTGCCCAGACCCATGGAGAGCACGGCAAGAATCAGAAGCATGCCCTGCCAGTCCGGCTGGATCGCCTCGAGCCCATCCACCAGCATGCGGATCGCCAGCGCGAAGGCCGCGATCTTGGGCGCACTGCCGAGCAGCAGGACGGCCGGTGTGGGCGCACCCTCGTAGATGTCCGGAACCCACATGTGAAAGGGCACGGCGCCGAACTTAAAGCCCACGCCGATGACCAGGAAGACCACGCCGAAGACGAGGACCTTGTTGTCCATGCCCTGCTCGGCGACGGCTTGCGCGACCGGACCGAACTCGATCGATCCGGTGGCGCCGTAGATCATGGAGACGCCGTAGAGGAGCATGCCGGAGCCCAGCGCACCGAGCACGAAATACTTCATCGCCGCTTCGGCGCCCTTCTTCGAGTCGCGATCGAAGGCGACCAAGGCATAGAGACAGAGCGCCTGAAGCTCGAGACCCAGATAGATGGTCAAGAAGCTGTTGGCCGAGACCATGATCAGCATCCCGAGGATCGCAAACAGACCCAAGACG
The sequence above is drawn from the Thiocapsa rosea genome and encodes:
- the nuoN gene encoding NADH-quinone oxidoreductase subunit NuoN, which encodes MLFDAANLIPILPEIAILVTASVVLVLDLYLKEKDKDINHTLTLIGLLVAIGLTGAVGGGEARVVFDGNVVRDGLTDLLRGAILVVSLLAFVYSRPWLKDRGLFVGEFYVLGLFAILGMLIMVSANSFLTIYLGLELQALCLYALVAFDRDSKKGAEAAMKYFVLGALGSGMLLYGVSMIYGATGSIEFGPVAQAVAEQGMDNKVLVFGVVFLVIGVGFKFGAVPFHMWVPDIYEGAPTPAVLLLGSAPKIAAFALAIRMLVDGLEAIQPDWQGMLLILAVLSMGLGNLVAIAQTNIKRMLAYSTISHVGFIFLGLLAGTAQGYASAMFYAIVYAVMSTGAFGILLILSRKGFDAENLDDLKGLNDRDSWYAAMMALMMFSMAGVPPTVGFMAKLLVLESVVRIDLVWLALVAVAFSIIGAFYYLRVVKVIYFDKPDPDMPVLTTSGGVRFAMSLNGLSMLVLGLFPAALLSWCQSVFV
- a CDS encoding MBL fold metallo-hydrolase encodes the protein MRFCSLGSGSRGNATLVESAGCRVLVDNGLSLRELHQRLRSVDVEPGSIDVLLLTHEHGDHVKGVWSFARRHRVEVWTTPGTWRAVGAPEIPRLRLLSGQGQSMRIDGLRIRSYPVPHDAREPCQFLFEADGRRLGMLTDAGCVTPHMTEVLQDCDALILELNHDPEMLRRGPYPPSLQRRVAGDFGHLSNLQAACFLDALPHRAIAQLCVAHVSETNNHPDLVRASIRGVCESLADRALIFGQDQASAWCMS
- a CDS encoding cation-translocating P-type ATPase codes for the protein MTAETQTRPWHGLGVAETTEALDVDPARGLSTAEANLRRRRYGQNALAETKSRPLWLRFLDQFRNLLVIVLLFAAVLAWTIGDLKDAVVILVVVILNAALGFYQEHRAERTLSTLKAMVAVRARVRRDGRIGEVDAADLVPGDLVLLEAGDRVPADGRLLTAPNLEVDEAALTGESQPVGKSTQALNAADPPLAERLNMLYMNTVVTRGRAEMLIVDTGMSTEIGRLAGLIAETPDSETPLQRQLDTLGKRLAAIAGVIVTLIFVLDLTRGLPWTQAAITAVALAVAAIPEGLPAVVTVTLAIGMWRMAQNRAILKKLSAVETLGSTTVICSDKTGTLTLNRMTARAGWFAGARFSVDGDGYGTEGAILRDEPSRLNEPTDTIDPIDLGRPMALCNESRVRDGELIGDPTEGALWVLARKAGLDPESEQARRPRIAEIPFDSAHKFMATFHHAGDQVELFVKGAPDVLLARASHWLNASGEQPLDAATRERIEAENEHLASQALRVLAVARRTIPARDFEPADDLWRWAEGWTFLGLAGLMDPPRPEAAEAIARCRQAGIQVKMITGDHKLTAEAIGRELGLTGEVVTGAELDAMDETTLGRRIEDIGVIARVSPAHKVRIVKALKARGHVVAMTGDGVNDAPAVKAADIGVAMGLTGTAVTREAATMVLMDDNFATIVRAVEEGRVIFDNIVKFVRFQLSTNIGAILTVLAATLMGLPTPFTAIQLLWINIIMDGPPAMTLGVEPARPGIMRARPRRQDSQILTLKRLALLGLYGTTMMVGTLWLFQDALTTHGEAYALTLAFTTFVLFQFFNVFNARSEHGSAFNTHFLANGKLWLALAAVLALQVLVVNWPEAQAIFATTQLNPEDWLKAALVASSVLLLDEARKAAQAFICRLTQRNESQAGS
- the dapA gene encoding 4-hydroxy-tetrahydrodipicolinate synthase, whose protein sequence is MFRGSIVALITPMHEDGGIDDASLGRLVDFHVDAGTTAIVAVGTTGESATLDEEEHCAVIRRTLELAAGRIPIIAGTGANSTREAINLTRCAKEAGAQAALLVTPYYNKPTQEGLYLHYRAIAEAVEIPQILYNVPGRTACDLLPETAARLAPIENIVGIKDATGDLTRVGRLRAGCGEGFALYSGDDATGCEFMLMGGDGVISVTSNLAPRLMQDMCDAALAGNREQAESINRRLDALHHDLFVQSNPIPVKWGAAEMGLCPKGIRLPLTWLSEEHHARVLAGMEQAGVL
- the bamC gene encoding outer membrane protein assembly factor BamC — translated: MRPRFWLTGGASAGLALILFLSGCGSNVISDAIPDQRLAYKKQQEAGENLEIPPDLTAGRFDDALDIPPAGGATFSEYSGSRAQRQRVAASGEVLPETPNVELKRRDSERWLEVQASPQQVWPKVISFWREQGIILVEQNPSVGVMRTDWLDNRAEIRRDFVTRMISKVVEGVYATSTRDQYSLRIEPGTTPGTTDIHLTHRGMEERLVTNAIGDGSRTIWEPSGTDPGKEAEMLRRLMVFLGASEQRAAAASPVTGGGSGRPASGPAMQAVGARLVSEGGSQTLVIQEDFRRAWRTAGSALDRAGFAVEDRDMSRGVYYVRYAGQDGASEDKRPGLLSRMAFWKKNEVDPVKQYQVRVQGGETESRVTVLDASGNPDTSESSQRILTLMKEQMR